One Triticum dicoccoides isolate Atlit2015 ecotype Zavitan chromosome 5B, WEW_v2.0, whole genome shotgun sequence genomic window carries:
- the LOC119311590 gene encoding ribosome biogenesis protein BOP1 homolog, translating into MGRVDGEDKAALSPGGDDAADLSPDDSPWSDSAWSEDEDDDEASLSFEDSGEGSDADSDGLEEEDDAAAEESDSSEDEVAPRNTVGDVPLKWYKDEEHIGYDISGRKIKKRDRDGKIDSFLSSKDNDDDWRKLWDDYNGEEVKITKEEAKIISRLMKGKTPHANVDPYPDYVDWFEYADKGHPLSNAPEPKRRFVPSKWEQKKVVKLVRAIRKGWIKFDKPKDEPNYYLLWGDDTDTADNKRQGLSYIPAPKPNLPGHEESYNPSVEYIPTQEEIDNYQLMYEEDRPKFIPRRFESLRSVPAYEKALREGFDRCLDLYLCPRTRKKRINIDPESLKPKLPSKKDLRPYPRTCYLEFKGHGGPVTSLSVEATGQWIASGSSDGTIRVWEVETGRCLKVFNVGADVHHISWNPSPERPILAAIVGRDLLLLNTEVGDEETQVRTKQLLHVEEPTPEDDGDKKPAVRWVKNDKFDGITLIHHRAASTVEWHSKGDYFTTVVPTGESRAVLLHQLSKKHSHHPFRKLPGLPVAAVFHPTQKMFFVATKKFVQVYDLQKAEVVKKLESGLREISSISIHPGGDNVIVGSKDGKICWFDTDLSTRPYKMLKNHSKDITSVTFHRRYPLFASSSEDCTAHVFHGMVYADLNQNPLIVPLEILRGHLSSDRRGVLDCKFHPRQPWLFTAGADSVIRLYCD; encoded by the exons ATGGGGCGCGTCGACGGAGAAGACAAGGCCGCGCTCTCCCCCGGCGGAGACGACGCCGCCGATCTCTCCCCCGACGATTCGCCGTGGAGCGACAGCGCCTGgtccgaggacgaagacgatgacgAG GCCTCGCTGTCGTTCGAGGACAGCGGCGAGGGCTCTGACGCCGACTCCGACGGCCTGGAGGAGGAGGATGACGCCGCGGCGGAAGAGAGCGACTCCTCTGAGGACGAG GTTGCGCCGCGGAACACCGTCGGGGACGTGCCGCTTAAGTGGTACAAGGACGAGGAGCACATCGGGTACGACATCTccgggaggaagatcaagaagcggGACAGGGATGGCAAAATCGACAGCTTCCTCAGCAGCAAAGATAACGATGATGACTG GAGAAAGCTTTGGGATGACTATAATGGCGAGGAGGTGAAGATTACCAAGGAAGAAGCTAAGATAATTAGTAGACTGATGAAGGGGAAGACTCCACACGCCAATGTTGATCCTTATCCA GATTATGTTGACTGGTTTGAATATGCTGATAAAGGCCATCCACTTTCTAACGCTCCCGAACCAAAGAGGCGATTTGTTCCCTCAAAGTGGGAGCAAAAGAAG GTTGTTAAACTCGTTAGAGCCATTCGTAAAGGATGGATCAAGTTTGACAAGCCAAAGGATGAGCCAAACTATTACCTCTTGTGGGGAGATGACACTGATACAGCAGACAATAAGCGGCAAGGCTTGAGCTACATCCCTGCACCTAAACCAAATTTGCCAG GTCATGAAGAGTCGTATAATCCTTCTGTTGAATATATTCCCACACAAGAGGAGATAGATAACTACCAGCTTATGTATGAGGAGGACAGGCCGAAATTCATCCCACGGCG ATTTGAATCTCTTAGAAGTGTACCTGCCTACGAGAAGGCACTTAGGGAAGGATTTGATCGGTGCCTAGATCTTTATCTATGTCCTAGAACTCGCAAGAAGCGT ATAAACATTGATCCTGAGTCGCTCAAGCCAAAGTTACCCAGTAAGAAGGATCTGAGGCCATATCCACGAACTTGTTACCTTGAGTTCAAGGGCCATGGTGGTCCAGTGACGTCGCTGTCAGTTGAAGCAACAGGGCAGTGGATAGCATCAG GTTCATCTGATGGAACAATTCGTGTTTGGGAGGTTGAAACTGGTCGCTGTCTTAAGGTTTTCAATGTTGGTGCTGATGTCCATCATATTTCGTGGAATCCTTCACCTGAGAGGCCCATTCTGGCTGCTATTGT TGGCCGTGATCTTCTGCTTCTTAACACTGAGGTGGGGGATGAGGAAACTCAAGTGAGGACAAAGCAGCTCCTCCATGTCGAGGAACCGACCCCTGAAGATGATG GTGATAAGAAACCAGCTGTGAGGTGGGTGAAGAATGACAAATTTGACGGAATCACATTGATTCATCATAGG GCTGCATCAACTGTGGAGTGGCATTCAAAGGGAGACTATTTCACGACAGTTGTGCCAACTG GTGAATCAAGGGCTGTACTGTTGCATCAGCTCTCCAAGAAGCATTCTCACCATCCTTTCCGTAAATTGCCGGGACTCCCTGTTGCAGCAGTATTCCATCCAACTCAAAAGATGTTCTTTGTTGCCACTAAGAAGTTTGTTCAGGTTTATGATCTCCAAAAGGCAGAGGTAGTGAAAAAGCTGGAGTCAGGTCTCCGGGAAATTTCGTCTATCTCCATCCATCCTGGTG GTGATAATGTTATTGTGGGAAGTAAAGATGGTAAAATATGCTGGTTTGATACTGATCTATCTACGAGGCCATACAAGATGTTAAA GAACCACTCGAAGGATATAACCAGTGTTACTTTCCACCGGAGATACCCTCTTTTTGCCTCGTCATCGGAGGATTGTACAGCTCATGTGTTCCATGGGATGGTCTATGCTGATCTCAACCAGAACCCACTTATTGTGCCACTGGAGATTCTTCGTGGCCATTTGAGTTCAGATAGAAGAG GAGTTTTGGATTGCAAATTCCACCCAAGACAACCGTGGCTGTTCACTGCTGGCGCCGACTCGGTGATTAGGCTTTACTGTGATTGA
- the LOC119306916 gene encoding zinc finger protein 2-like — protein sequence MEGQAPQSHQLLLHGVRLELRLNPTTQQRDGRLPASPSAAAVAAEHQRGGGRETFSCNYCRRKFLSSQALGGHQNAHKLERTLARRSRYADATPSSPAVAHRWLHGGGELWGYATSPAASMGGWAGTRSTKTAGGEATAENEIDLSLKL from the coding sequence ATGGAGGGCCAGGCGCCGCAGTCGCACCAGCTGCTGCTGCACGGCGTCAGACTCGAACTCCGCCTCAACCCCACCACGCAACAGCGAGACGGCCGGCTCCCGGCGTCCCCCTCTGCGGCTGCAGTCGCCGCGGAGCACCAGCGCGGCGGCGGGCGGGAGACCTTCTCCTGCAACTACTGCCGCCGCAAGTTCTTGAGCTCGCAGGCGCTCGGCGGCCACCAGAACGCCCACAAGCTCGAGCGCACCCTCGCCAGGCGCAGCCGCTACGCCGACGCCACGCCTTCCTCCCCGGCCGTCGCCCACCGCTGGCTGCACGGCGGCGGGGAGCTCTGGGGCTACGCTACTTCACCCGCGGCGAGCATGGGCGGCTGGGCTGGCACTCGCAGCACCAAGACGGCCGGCGGGGAGGCCACGGCGGAGAATGAGATAGACTTGTCGCTCAAGCTCTGA